AAGATAAGCCTGTTCCATGTGTTCCGTTTGCCAGCCGGAATAAGCAGCCGGAAGGTGACTGATTTTATAAACAGCCTGATTGTAAACTCAGGCACAGTTACCGTGAGGAAATATGAAGGTACCGACATCCATGAGGTAGCTCTTCTGAATCAATCGAAGGTGAACAATTTTTCTTTTGCCGTTCGGGGGGATATTCTTATGATCAGCTTCTCCACAACGGTTCTTGAAGATGCGGTGCGTCAGATGAACCAGGGTAATTCACTGATGTCGGTTTCTGGTTTCACATCCATTTATGCAACGGCCGGTAAAAATGTTGACGCGAATGTTTTTGTCAATTTCAACGAATTCCCGCGAACCCTGTCAGCCTTTGTGAAATCCGACTTTAAATCGGAAGTCCGTTCCTGCAGGAACTTTGCCGACTGGGCCGAACTCGATGTGAATCCGCTTTCGGATATGCTACTGATGAATGGTTTCGTGAATACAAATGATTCTGTAAAAACTATGGCTTCGGTCCTGCTGAGCCAGAGTCCCCAGCGTATGACCGTTGACCAGGTGCTTCCCTCGACAGTAGCTTCCTTTCTTACATTGACTATTACCGATCCTGCAAAATACATATCGGAATACGAAGACTTTCTTCGGGAACAGGGACGGCTGACAGCTTATAAGAATACGCTGCAATCACTAAACAACGCCTACGGCACTAACTTCCCGGATGATTTTACCGGAATCATGGAAAATGAAATTGCCATGGCTTTTGACGGCGGAACCGATATGGATTCTGTTCGCGGAAGTTATTTTGTGATGAGAATTAAAAGCAAGACGCAGACTGAACAAAAAATAACTGATATATTGACTTCAATGGCCAGGGTGGAATCAAAGCCCCTGTCAAATTACATAACGACCTATAAACTGGATGAAGATCTCAGTTTCCGGATCATGCATCTGCCGGTGCGGAAACTGGCTGCCAAAGTGTTTGGAGGACTCTTCACGGTACCTGATGAACAGTATGTAACTGTGCTGGATAATTTCCTGGTGATTGCCGGGTCGGAACAATCGCTCAGGTCACTCATCCATAATTTTGTGCTGAATAAAACGCTTGAACATGATGCCGCATTCGGTGAATTCAGGGATAACCTGTCGCCCCGTTCGAATTTGTGTTTTTATGTCAACCTTAGTAAAAGCCAGCCGTTTTACTCCCCCTTCCTGAAAAACACGATCGGAAAGGCATGGAATAAAAACATGCCTGTATTTCAGAATGTGCAGCTGATGGGACTTCAGTTATCTGCCAGCAATAAAATGCTTTACAGTAATTTTCTTGTCAGGCATCTTTCATCGGTAAGCACAATGGCTCAAACTGTTTGGGAAAGCAGGCTTGACACGCTCACCGATTTTAAACCCGTTTTTGTTCTGAATCACCAGACCGGCCAAAACGAAGTATTCGTGCAGGATCTGAATAATACAATTTACCTGGTGAATCATGTTGGCCGAATCTTATGGAAACAAAGGCTTCCTGACCGCATTAACAGTGAGGTTTTCCAGATCGATTATTTCAGGAACGGGAAACTTCAGCTCATGTTCAGCACCCGTAACCAGATTTACCTGGTTGACAGGAACGGTAATTTTGTGGAAAGATTCCCGGTCACCCTGAGATCGCCGGCAACAAACGGACTTGCTGTTTTTGATTATGAAAGTAACCGTGATTACAGGCTCTTCATTGCCTGCGAGGACAAGCATATATACGCTTACGACCGCCAGGGCACTCTTGTGCAGGGATGGGCATTCGGACAGTCGGAAAGCGAAGTGACAAAGCCTCTCAATCATTTCAGGATTGGCACCAAGGATTTCATTGTATTCGGTGACCGGTATAAAACATACATTCTTGACAGGAAAGGTAATACCCGGGTAAGTGTGGATACCTATTTCCCTGTTTCACAAAATGAGTATGTATTGAATGTTTCAGGCGACGATTACTCACCATCAGTTGTAACGACCGATACAACAGGGAAAGTGTATTTTATAAGCTTCACAGGCACTGTGAAAACGGCAGACCTGGGAACTTATTCAGCTAGCCATTTTTTCGATTACAAAGATCTGACGGGAGATAACAAACCTGAATTCATTTTCCTGGATAACAAAAAGATGACAGTGTTCAACAACAACCAGTCTAAACTATTTACAGTTAAATTTGATGAACCGGTAGCTTCAAAGCCGCAATATTACCAGTTCACAGCTACTGATAAAAAACTGGGAGTTGTATTGCGAAACAAGAACCTGATTTACCTTGTGAATAATGACGGATCGCTGTACAATGGATTTCCTCTTCAGGGCAATACGCCATTCAGCATAGGCGATTTTGGCGATTCGCTTTCACGTTTTAATCTTGTTGTAGGCAGTCGCGACAATTTTCTTTATAATTACAGGGTTCAGTAATCCCTGAATCCCTCATGGCTTCTTGCTTTTAACAACATTATCAACATTTTGTAAAAAAAGCAGGAAAAAAATCAAACACAGGGTAACATTCTAACCCCATTTAAGTATAATATGGGAAACTTGTGAAAAAGGTTATTAACAGATTGGTGTTAATTTAGATTTGTTGTTATACAATATTTTTGCTTATTTTACCTTTTATGTAGGCGTATCAGAGCCGTTTATAAACAGTAAAAAGCAGGGTTGTAAAAACATGAAAAAATTAATATTGGTCTTTATCGCCTCGGTTAGTTTGACCGGCGCTTTTTCGCAACAAGAAAGACAGGTAAGCCATTATATGTACGATCACATTTCAGTAAACCCCGGTTACGCCGGAAACAGCGACATGATCTCGACACACGGGATCATGAGGCAACAGTGGCCAGGCATGGAAGGCGCACCACAGGATTTCATCCTGAATCTGAGTGCACCGTTCAAGCTGGGATCCACACATCATGGCGTGGGACTGGCAGTATGGTCAGATCAGCTGGGGTTCAACAAGGACATTGATCTTACTTTTTCTTACGCTTACCAGTTTTCTGTTGGAAACGGAAGATTGGGTCTGGGTTTAAGCGGGAACTTCGTTAACCGGCAGGTGAACGGAGAGTGGATATATCCCGACCAGAATGTGAGCACGGATGATGATGTTCCTATCGGCAAACAAAATGACTTTGCCGTTGACATGGGAGCCGGGATATTCTACAGTACCGATGAATTGTATGTCGGTCTATCCTCTACAAGAATTTTACAGAGTAAATTTGAATACGAAAATAGCAGTACCGGAATTTCAACCTTTGAAAAACAGTCCCGCAATTATTACCTGACAGCCGGATATACGATTCAGCTTTCGAATCCCGCACTTGAATTTTTGCCTTCGGTTTTCCTGCAGACAGACACTAAAGAGACAAAAATTGACGTTAATGCGACATTGATGTACAATAAAAAGTTCTGGGGTGGCGTTTCCTATAGGCTCGGCTCGGCAGTAGTTGGTATGGTGGGACTTACGGTTTTGAATGGTGTTAAAGTGGGTTATGCTTACGATTTCGACACTTCCAAACTGCAGAGGGTAACAAAAGGAGGTCATGAAATCATGGTAGGCTACGATTTCAGGATAGGGGTTGACCGGATTCCACAGAAATACAAAAGTATCAGATATTTATAAAAAACAGAGTATACGGTTTCTTATTTTGGACAAACATCATTGAATATGAAAAAGTTATTTTCTTTAGCATTTGTTTTAGCGCTGTTTATCATCAGTGGTTGCGGACGAAGTGGTTCCAGCGGTGAATTAACCGGCGTGGAAGGAAGGCCCAAAGCTTATGCCGAGCCCGATCCCTTTGGCATGGTATTCGTACCCCAGGGTAGCTACAACATGGGTATAAATGACCAGGAAGTTGCATGGGCACAGACTTCTCAAACCAAAACCGTTACAGTTGATCCTTTCTGGATGGACGAGACTGAAATTACAAACAACGAGTACCGTCAGTTTGTATTCTGGGTAAGGGATTCCATTATGAGAAGAATGCTAGGCGAACAATTGGATGATTTTGTAATTACCGAAGATGAAAACGGTAATGCAATTGAGCCTCCTGCAATCAATTGGGAAACCCGGATTGATACCCGTGATGAGGAAGTAAATCAGGTTCTCAGTGATTTGTATCTCAACCAGCAGGAGAGATTTTACAACAAAAAGGAAATCGATACCCGCAAACTCATGTATGAATATTTCTGGATCGATTACAAACAGGCTGCCCGTAAAGCAAACCGGTATAATTTCGATACCAAGAAATACGAAGGTTTCATCGTAAACAACCAGGGTGAAAAGGTAGAAATTAAGGACCGTTCATCGTTCGTCATCCGTGATGTTGTCAATGTTTATCCTGATACTCTGGTTTGGATTGCCGATTTCACCTATTCATTCAATGAGCCTTATACTTTGATGTATTTCTGGCATCCTTCCTATGATAATTACCCTGTTGTTGGTGTTACCTGGAAACAGGCAACAGCATTCTGCGTTTGGAGATCCATGTTGCTGAATGCTTCGCTTCGCGCAAGCGGCAGCCCCGGCACACACGATTACCGTTTGCCTCTTGAATCGGAATGGGAATATGCAGCACGCGGAGGCCTGGAAAATTCAATGTATCCCTGGGGCGGTTACTACACCCGTAACAAGGATGGTTGCTTCCTCGCCAATTTCAAACCGCTGCGCGGAAACTATGCTGATGACGGTGGTGTAACAACAGTACCCGTAGGTACATACCAGCCTAATGAATATGGTTTGTATGACATGGCCGGAAACGTGGCTGAGTGGACCCTCACAGCATTTGACGAATCTTCGATCACTTTCTCGCATGACCTCAATCCCGATTACAGGTATAACGCCCGTCCCGATGATCCTCCTGTTATGAAAAGAAAAGTTATCAGGGGTGGTTCATGGAAGGATATCGGCTATTTCCTGCAAAACGGCACCCGTACATATGAATACCAGGATACTGCAAAATCATATATAGGTTTCCGTTGTGTAAGACCTGTACTTGGGGGAATTTAACTAAACCTTTACGTAAATTTAAAGACTACTAAACCATGGCAAGTATTTCAGATATTGTCGAAAGTTCAGGCTGGAAAAAATTCATGGCCAAATTATATGGCTGGGGAGCATCAATAGTTATTGTCGGCGCTTTGTTTAAAATTAACCACTGGAAGGGCGCTACACTCATGCTCGCTGTTGGTATGCTTACAGAGGCCGTAATCTTCTTTTTCTCAGCTTTTGAGCCTCTTCATGAAGAGCTTGACTGGACCCTCGTTTACCCCGAACTGGCAGGAATGTCGGAGCAGGATGAAATGGAAGAAATGAAAGAATTGGGAGCCGGTATGGGTGGTCGCCCTGTTGAGAAAATCGAAAATCTTCTCGGCGAAGCCAGTCTGAATGAAGACACTCTCAAAAATATCGGCGCCGGGCTCGAGCGACTGAACGTCGCCGCCACTGGTATCGCTGAAATTTCAGGAGCAACGGCAGCAACAAAAGAATTCCTGAGTAATATTAAAGCAGCTGCAACCTCTGTGGGCAGCATGAATGAAACATATAATGTAACTGCACAATCAATTAAGGATTCGGCCTCCTCCCTTGCCACAGCCTATCTGTCTTCGGCAGAACAGGTTGCTAAATCAGGCGGTGAAGTGGCAGGCTCCTACCAGAGAATTGCAGATACACTGAAAGGCGAACAGGACTTAATTGCCCAGTCGGGACGCACCCACGAGCAGCACCTTGAAGCACTGAACAAAAATCTGGCAGCACTGAATGCAGTTTATGAACTGCAGGTAAAAGAAGGTGCCGATCACCTCAAAGGCACCCAGAAAGTGTACAGCGGCATAGAGGAAATGATTGCCAAATTAAAGGATTCTATTGATGAGACTTCCCGGTATAAGGAAGAGGTGGTAAAACTCCGTGACAACCTGTCATCCCTCAATAATATCTATGGCAATATGTTGTCGGCCATGAACGTGATTATTAATAAGTAATTAAACTTTACAGGTCACTACTATGGCACACGGCAAAGAGACTCCAAGACAAAAGATGATCGGTATGATGTATTTGGTGCTGACTGCTATGTTGGCACTGAATGTATCTATCAGCGTTCTCGACGCGTTCAAGATTATCGATGAAGGACTGGAGAAGACCGGGGTGACGATGGAGAACAAGAACAAG
The window above is part of the Bacteroidales bacterium genome. Proteins encoded here:
- a CDS encoding DUF3352 domain-containing protein translates to MSKKNKWAYVPFIFIALLLIILIIVIFKKPAGSADPINAIPVNASVIIKVNDFNALHEKTSAEYKIWQQLRNLPLLNRIDKQVVFIDSLMKNVPEIEKILDNPPYFISAHFSGNEKISLFHVFRLPAGISSRKVTDFINSLIVNSGTVTVRKYEGTDIHEVALLNQSKVNNFSFAVRGDILMISFSTTVLEDAVRQMNQGNSLMSVSGFTSIYATAGKNVDANVFVNFNEFPRTLSAFVKSDFKSEVRSCRNFADWAELDVNPLSDMLLMNGFVNTNDSVKTMASVLLSQSPQRMTVDQVLPSTVASFLTLTITDPAKYISEYEDFLREQGRLTAYKNTLQSLNNAYGTNFPDDFTGIMENEIAMAFDGGTDMDSVRGSYFVMRIKSKTQTEQKITDILTSMARVESKPLSNYITTYKLDEDLSFRIMHLPVRKLAAKVFGGLFTVPDEQYVTVLDNFLVIAGSEQSLRSLIHNFVLNKTLEHDAAFGEFRDNLSPRSNLCFYVNLSKSQPFYSPFLKNTIGKAWNKNMPVFQNVQLMGLQLSASNKMLYSNFLVRHLSSVSTMAQTVWESRLDTLTDFKPVFVLNHQTGQNEVFVQDLNNTIYLVNHVGRILWKQRLPDRINSEVFQIDYFRNGKLQLMFSTRNQIYLVDRNGNFVERFPVTLRSPATNGLAVFDYESNRDYRLFIACEDKHIYAYDRQGTLVQGWAFGQSESEVTKPLNHFRIGTKDFIVFGDRYKTYILDRKGNTRVSVDTYFPVSQNEYVLNVSGDDYSPSVVTTDTTGKVYFISFTGTVKTADLGTYSASHFFDYKDLTGDNKPEFIFLDNKKMTVFNNNQSKLFTVKFDEPVASKPQYYQFTATDKKLGVVLRNKNLIYLVNNDGSLYNGFPLQGNTPFSIGDFGDSLSRFNLVVGSRDNFLYNYRVQ
- a CDS encoding SUMF1/EgtB/PvdO family nonheme iron enzyme — translated: MKKLFSLAFVLALFIISGCGRSGSSGELTGVEGRPKAYAEPDPFGMVFVPQGSYNMGINDQEVAWAQTSQTKTVTVDPFWMDETEITNNEYRQFVFWVRDSIMRRMLGEQLDDFVITEDENGNAIEPPAINWETRIDTRDEEVNQVLSDLYLNQQERFYNKKEIDTRKLMYEYFWIDYKQAARKANRYNFDTKKYEGFIVNNQGEKVEIKDRSSFVIRDVVNVYPDTLVWIADFTYSFNEPYTLMYFWHPSYDNYPVVGVTWKQATAFCVWRSMLLNASLRASGSPGTHDYRLPLESEWEYAARGGLENSMYPWGGYYTRNKDGCFLANFKPLRGNYADDGGVTTVPVGTYQPNEYGLYDMAGNVAEWTLTAFDESSITFSHDLNPDYRYNARPDDPPVMKRKVIRGGSWKDIGYFLQNGTRTYEYQDTAKSYIGFRCVRPVLGGI
- a CDS encoding type IX secretion system membrane protein PorP/SprF, with translation MKKLILVFIASVSLTGAFSQQERQVSHYMYDHISVNPGYAGNSDMISTHGIMRQQWPGMEGAPQDFILNLSAPFKLGSTHHGVGLAVWSDQLGFNKDIDLTFSYAYQFSVGNGRLGLGLSGNFVNRQVNGEWIYPDQNVSTDDDVPIGKQNDFAVDMGAGIFYSTDELYVGLSSTRILQSKFEYENSSTGISTFEKQSRNYYLTAGYTIQLSNPALEFLPSVFLQTDTKETKIDVNATLMYNKKFWGGVSYRLGSAVVGMVGLTVLNGVKVGYAYDFDTSKLQRVTKGGHEIMVGYDFRIGVDRIPQKYKSIRYL
- the gldL gene encoding gliding motility protein GldL produces the protein MASISDIVESSGWKKFMAKLYGWGASIVIVGALFKINHWKGATLMLAVGMLTEAVIFFFSAFEPLHEELDWTLVYPELAGMSEQDEMEEMKELGAGMGGRPVEKIENLLGEASLNEDTLKNIGAGLERLNVAATGIAEISGATAATKEFLSNIKAAATSVGSMNETYNVTAQSIKDSASSLATAYLSSAEQVAKSGGEVAGSYQRIADTLKGEQDLIAQSGRTHEQHLEALNKNLAALNAVYELQVKEGADHLKGTQKVYSGIEEMIAKLKDSIDETSRYKEEVVKLRDNLSSLNNIYGNMLSAMNVIINK